The sequence ATTAAATTAGTGAATGTACCACACTGCTTTCTATAGTCTTAGCCTTTGagactgtacatgcaattaTCCCtctggcatgattttgcaaaataaaacattaatcGTAATGACAATGGCGCTTATTTTTGTTCCCATTCTTCATTCGATATTGCGAAGTAACACACGAAAAGACGATTTTTTTTAGAACTTAAAGTTCTAAAAATAGATCTTTCTCGATACTTGCCTTCAAATCAAATATGGTAGCAAAAGGGTTTCTTATGATTAATCTCCACTTTCTCTCTTTCCCAAATACTCTCTCTACCCTCTCATTCTACCATTGTCTCTCTCATTCACCCCCCTTAAATTTTTCCTTTTCGTCTGTCTTTCCTTCTATATTCTCACCCTCATTATCATCGCCAACGATGTCAAAGCCTAGCTGTTTCCTGAAATTTAGCCTCTTCCGTTTCCGGGAATCTTCTATGACAATGTTTGCAGAGTCCAAGAGGCTTCCGACCGCGATGATCGCAGCACCAATACTCTCAAACACATTGGGAACGAAACCGAGAAATGTAAACTGCAGCAAAAACGTTACCCCCACTTCTAGTTGACACAACACCATTTGTGTAACGGGCGGCACAGCTTTTGCTGCTTTCACATAGATAAATGCCGACACCGCATAAAAACCACCACAGAGTACCAGGATGATTGTTAAATATACATCCAGGTCCCATTTTGTGTGGGTAGTCAACATCGGTAGTATCCCTATTATAAAAGCGACAGCATAGGTATAAAATAGCACAACCGGTTCCATACAGTGTACGAGTAAATATCTAAGTTGAACATTCAACAGACTTTCGATCAAAGCTGAGAGTATGGCCAGGGAGACGCCAATGATTGGTGCTCTGTTGTCACGTGATGTGTCGATGTTTCTGGTGATTTGGGCGCTGTTGCCACGTGATGTGTTGATGGTTACGGTGATTGGTGCTCTGTTGTCACGTGATGTGCCGATGTATCCGGTGATTGGTGCGCTGTTACCACGTGATGTGCCGATGTATCCGGTGATTGGTGCGCTGTTACCACGTGATGTGCCGATGTTTTTCCAGGAGCCGGCGGCAACGAGAACGATTCCAGCAGTGCAGAGTATTCCCCCGATACACGCCGCAAAACTCGGTCTCTGTAGCAAGAAGAAATGCAATAAGATTACCACTTGTTATCACATAAGGAAacaaatgtacacacacaatacaaatacaaggaATCTTCTTCGTTAAGAAAAATCAAAGGAAGAATCAGGAAAAAAAGAAGTCAGGGCGTGAAGAGGGAAAAATGGATCaaagaatgaaataaattaaggaaccatgaaaaactcacatgcCGAAGAAAGATATATGCTCCTAAGGCGACGAAAAGCGGCAATGTGGACTTGTTGACTGCTGCCACGTTCGCTGGCGGCAGACATGTGATGGCAAGAACCAGACTTCCAAACGCGAAATACTTGCCGACACCTAAAAGTACCAACTGTCCAAAAATTCGCCAATTCGCCGGTCTCAGGTCTGTCCTAGACCACAACACGAGCCCCAGCGTCATAAGAAGCGCGCAACCTGTATGACAACGggtgaaaaaaatgattaataatttttaaaattgataattgttataaaaaataaatgttataatttgtTAATAATTATAGGAAAATTATTAATAGTTTTTAATGATAATCATTTGACTGATTACTTGACATATTGAAATGAATATTATAATTTAAAACTAATTATTAAAAATGATTAATGATTTTGATAATCAATATGActgattatcatatagccagatggagttggccaatcagaggcccccatttcccatgggttatcaggcagtaacctcaaaagtggtcggttattctaataaccgaccactttttggaccgcaccattatacaggggacagtcatgattttttttgtactgttgtttgtgtgtaaaccatgcataactgtcaaaaatattatgattgattggttaNNNNNNNNNNNNNNNNNNNNNNNNNNNNNNNNNNNNNNNNNNNNNNNNNNNNNNNNNNNNNNNNNNNNNNNNNNNNNNNNNNNNNNNNNNNNNNNNNNNNNNNNNNNNNNNNNNNNNNNNNNNNNNNNNNNNNNNNNNNNNNNNNNNNNNNNNNNNNNNNNNNNNNNNNNNNNNNNNNNNNNNNNNNNNNNNNNNNNNNNNNNNNNNNNNNNNNNNNNNNNNNNNNNNNNNNNNNNNNNNNNNNNNNNNNNNNNNNNNNNNNNNNNNNNNNNNNNNNNNNNNNNNNNNNNNNNNNNNNNNNNNNNNNNNNNNNNNNNNNNNNNNNNNNNNNNNNNNNNNNNNNNNNNNNNNNNNNNNNNNNNNNNNNNNNNNNNNNNNNNNNNNNNNNNNNNNNNNNNNNNNNNNNNNNNNNNNNNNNNNNNNNNNNNNNNNNNNNNNNNNNNNNNNNNNNNNNNNNNNNNNNNNNNNNNNNNNNNNNNNNNNNNNNNNNNNNNNNNNNNNNNNNNNNNNNNNNNNNNNNNNNNNNNNNNNNNNNNNNNNNNNNNNNNNNNNNNNNNNNNNNNNNNNNNNNNNNNNNNNNNNNNNNNNNNNNNNNNNNNNNNNNNNNNNNNNNNNNNNNNNNNNNNNNNNNNNNNNNNNNNNNNNNNNNNNNNNNNNNNNNNNNNNNNNNNNNNNNNNNNNNNNNNNNNNNNNNNNNNNNNNNNNNNNNNNNNNNNNNNNNNNNNNNNNNNNNNNNNNNNNNNNNNNNNNNNNNNNNNNNNNNNNNNNNNNNNNNNNNNNNNNNNNNNNNNNNNNNNNNNNNNNNNNNNNNNNNNNNNNNNNNNNNNNNNNNNNNNNNNNNNNNNNNNNNNNNNNNNNNNNNNNNNNNNNNNNNNNNNNNNNNNNNNNNNNNNNNNNNNNNNNNNNNNNNNNNNNNNNNNNNNNNNNNNNNNNNNNNNNNNNNNNNNNNNNNNNNNNNNNNNNNNNNNNNNNNNNNNNNNNNNNNNNNNNNNNNNNNNNNNNNNNNNNNNNNNNNNNNNNNNNNNNNNNNNNNNNNNNNNNNNNNNNNNNNNNNNNNNNNNNNNNNNNNNNNNNNNNNNNNNNNNNNNNNNNNNNNNNNNNNNNNNNNNNNNNNNNNNNNNNNNNNNNNNNNNNNNNNNNNNNNNNNNNNNNNNNNNNNNNNNNNNNNNNNNNNNNNNNNNNNNNNNNNNNNNNNNNNNNNNNNNNNNNNNNNNNNNNNNNNNNNNNNNNNNNNNNNNNNNNNNNNNNNNNNNNNNNNNNNNNNNNNNNNNNNNNNNNNNNNNNNNNNNNNNNNNNNNNNNNNNNNNNNNNNNNNNNNNNNNNNNNNNNNNNNNNNNNNNNNNNNNNNNNNNNNNNNNNNNNNNNNNNNNNNNNNNNNNNNNNNNNNNNNNNNNNNNNNNNNNNNNNNNNNNNNNNNNNNNNNNNNNNNNNNNNNNNNNNNNNNNNNNNNNNNNNNNNNNNNNNNNNNNNNNNNNNNNNNNNNNNNNNNNNNNNNNNNNNNNNNNNNNNNNNNNNNNNNNNNNNNNNNNNNNNNNNNNNNNNNNNNNNNNNNNNNNNNNNNNNNNNNNNNNNNNNNNNNNNNNNNNNNNNNNNNNNNNNNNNNNNNNNNNNNNNNNNNNNNNNNNNNNNNNNNNNNNNNNNNNNNNNNNNNNNNNNNNNNNNNNNNNNNNNNNNNNNNNNNNNNNNNNNNNNNNNNNNNNNNNNNNNNNNNNNNNNNNNNNNNNNNNNNNNNNNNNNNNNNNNNNNNNNNNNNNNNNNNNNNNNNNNNNNNNNNNNNNNNNNNNNNNNNNNNNNNNNNNNNNNNNNNNNNNNNNNNNNNNNNNNNNNNNNNNNNNNNNNNNNNNNNNNNNNNNNNNNNNNNNNNNNNNNNNNNNNNNNNNNNNNNNNNNNNNNNNNNNNNNNNNNNNNNNNNNNNNNNNNNNNNNNNNNNNNNNNNNNNNNNNNNNNNNNNNNNNNNNNNNNNNNNNNNNNNNNNNNNNNNNNNNNNNNNNNNNNNNNNNNNNNNNNNNNNNNNNNNNNNNNNNNNNNNNNNNNNNNNNNNNNNNNNNNNNNNNNNNNNNNNNNNNNNNNNNNNNNNNNNNNNNNNNNNNNNNNNNNNNNNNNNNNNNNNNNNNNNNNNNNNNNNNNNNNNNNNNNNNNNNNNNNNNNNNNNNNNNNNNNNNNNNNNNNNNNNNNNNNNNNNNNNNNNNNNNNNNNNNNNNNNNNNNNNNNNNNNNNNNNNNNNNNNNNNNNNNNNNNNNNNNNNNNNNNNNNNNNNNNNNNNNNNNNNNNNNNNNNNNNNNNNNNNNNNNNNNNNNNNNNNNNNNNNNNNNNNNNNNNNNNNNNNNNNNNNNNNNNNNNNNNNNNNNNNNNNNNNNNNNNNNNNNNNNNNNNNNNNNNNNNNNNNNNNNNNNNNNNNNNNNNNNNNNNNNNNNNNNNNNNNNNNNNNNNNNNNNNNNNNNNNNNNNNNNNNNNNNNNNNNNNNNNNNNNNNNNNNNNNNNNNNNNNNNNNNNNNNNNNNNNNNNNNNNNNNNNNNNNNNNNNNNNNNNNNNNNNNNNNNNNNNNNNNNNNNNNNNNNNNNNNNNNNNNNNNNNNNNNNNNNNNNNNNNNNNNNNNNNNNNNNNNNNNNNNNNNNNNNNNNNNNNNNNNNNNNNNNNNNNNNNNNNNNNNNNNNNNNNNNNNNNNNNNNNNNNNNNNNNNNNNNNNNNNNNNNNNNNNNNNNNNNNNNNNNNNNNNNNNNNNNNNNNNNNNNNNNNNNNNNNNNNNNNNNNNNNNNNNNNNNNNNNNNNNNNNNNNNNNNNNNNNNNNNNNNNNNNNNNNNNNNNNNNNNNNNNNNNNNNNNNNNNNNNNNNNNNNNNNNNNNNNNNNNNNNNNNNNNNNNNNNNNNNNNNNNNNNNNNNNNNNNNNNNNNNNNNNNNNNNNNNNNNNNNNNNNNNNNNNNNNNNNNNNNNNNNNNNNNNNNNNNNNNNNNNNNNNNNNNNNNNNNNNNNNNNNNNNNNNNNNNNNNNNNNNNNNNNNNNNNNNNNNNNNNNNNNNNNNNNNNNNNNNNNNNNNNNNNNNNNNNNNNNNNNNNNNNNNNNNNNNNNNNNNNNNNNNNNNNNNNNNNNNNNNNNNNNNNNNNNNNNNNNNNNNNNNNNNNNNNNNNNNNNNNNNNNNNNNNNNNNNNNNNNNNNNNNNNNNNNNNNNNNNNNNNNNNNNNNNNNNNNNNNNNNNNNNNNNNNNNNNNNNNNNNNNNNNNNNNNNNNNNNNNNNNNNNNNNNNNNNNNNNNNNNNNNNNNNNNNNNNNNNNNNNNNNNNNNNNNNNNNNNNNNNNNNNNNNNNNNNNNNNNNNNNNNNNNNNNNNNNNNNNNNNNNNNNNNNNNNNNNNNNNNNNNNNNNNNNNNNNNNNNNNNNNNNNNNNNNNNNNNNNNNNNNNNNNNNNNNNNNNNNNNNNNNNNNNNNNNNNNNNNNNNNNNNNNNNNNNNNNNNNNNNNNNNNNNNNNNNNNNNNNNNNNNNNNNNNNNNNNNNNNNNNNNNNNNNNNNNNNNNNNNNNNNNNNNNNNNNNNNNNNNNNNNNNNNNNNNNNNNNNNNNNNNNNNNNNNNNNNNNNNNNNNNNNNNNNNNNNNNNNNNNNNNNNNNNNNNNNNNNNNNNNNNNNNNNNNNNNNNNNNNNNNNNNNNNNNNNNNNNNNNNNNNNNNNNNNNNNNNNNNNNNNNNNNNNNNNNNNNNNNNNNNNNNNNNNNNNNNNNNNNNNNNNNNNNNNNNNNNNNNNNNNNNNNNNNNNNNNNNNNNNNNNNNNNNNNNNNNNNNNNNNNNNNNNNNNNNNNNNNNNNNNNNNNNNNNNNNNNNNNNNNNNNNNNNNNNNNNNNNNNNNNNNNNNNNNNNNNNNNNNNNNNNNNNNNNNNNNNNNNNNNNNNNNNNNNNNNNNNNNNNNNNNNNNNNNNNNNNNNNNNNNNNNNNNNNNNNNNNNNNNNNNNNNNNNNNNNNNNNNNNNNNNNNNNNNNNNNNNNNNNNNNNNNNNNNNNNNNNNNNNNNNNNNNNNNNNNNNNNNNNNNNNNNNNNNNNNNNNNNNNNNNNNNNNNNNNNNNNNNNNNNNNNNNNNNNNNNNNNNNNNNNNNNNNNNNNNNNNNNNNNNNNNNNNNNNNNNNNNNNNNNNNNNNNNNNNNNNNNNNNNNNNNNNNNNNNNNNNNNNNNNNNNNNNNNNNNNNNNNNNNNNNNNNNNNNNNNNNNNNNNNNNNNNGTCATACATTATATAGAAAGCCACAGAATTACTATAAATTGAGATGGTACTATAAATTGAGGTGGTACTATAAAATTGCGGAACACAAGTTGCAGTGATTCAgtaacaacagacacaaaaTTGTCTATCCAACATTTTATTTAGTTTCAAAAGAACATAAAGTTGTTACTAGTGATACtgcatatacacctcggggcggggcattaaccctttattatttGATATGCACCACGGAAACCTAATATTTGATGATAGTTATAAGAATGATTAATGATTTTTATattcaataataataatggaaaacaattaaaaatgatgataaatttGAAAATTAGGATCTAAGTATTTCACCCTCTTGTATGACGACAACCTGAAACGCCGTGACGCCTCCGTCTGTCAGCTGACGCGTCAGGACAGCGATAAACGCGAACAGAACTCCATACGACGCAGCGATACTAATATCTTTTACGGCCTGccggaagaaagaaaaagatcgATAGAAACGACTAAGAACTATCTCTTTATTTTCAGTGTGTAAGATAGaagagatagagagaaagaaagagggaGATAGCTATAGTAGAAGAGAGAGAGGGCGAGGAAGAGATGGGGAGGGAGGTGACAGAGGGACACTGAAAGTCAGActaagagagagagggaaacaAACACCCAcataatacacaaaaataaacagcACAAAGAGGCACGcacaaagacacaaacacacacacacacatacaaacacacacacacactcacacacaaactctcacacacacacacacacacacttgcacgCACtcatgagagagagagagagaggaggagagagagagatggggaGAGAGAAAAAGGGAGGAAGTCACGATGAACAAATGGCTGAAGTGTGAACAATTAGACATACTGCCAGGTACATCTAAAAGAACATGGACTCTCTTATGCACGTACCTTCCAGGATATTTTTCTCTCCAATGTTTGTTGCTTGATGGCATCTTCAGGTTGCGATGCGAACAGTTTCCGCAAGGTGTCCTCATCGCTGACCTCTCCACTAGGTGGCTCACCAACCTGCATCTTGGTGTATTTGTTTGCCTCTCTGTATGTCTGTAAACAGCATAATTGAAGAAGTCTTAAATGGATCATGATGCCATTACTCTAGTCTAGGTAGGCGGGTAGGGGCTCGCAAAACGAAGTGTCTACTAGCGGCTTCCTCAGGTACTACAGTCGAGCTTCCCtttttgatacatttgtatctcgCGTTTTGGACATGCTGTAACCGTGATTTGTGAGTGGTGGATAACTCTTTGCCCCACCTAGCATCTTGTGTTGAAACTGCAGTGGtcaattttgtttcactgtttgtGTTGCACAATATTAACTAAAAAACGCGTTAACGGTAATGGTAATGATTTCTTtaggtaacatacattcgcataattccaccaggtgccattataccgccacctcaaaaacgttgttatcgaggccttcccaagattgtgttcaacacctaaatatctgaattgtattacatttaagatatctaacattcggtgttaaagacaatcttgggaagacctctttactaacgttttttgaggtggcggtattatggcacctggtggaattatgatagtcgatgttatagtcacaaactaaatatagaagccggaagatattctaaaattccccgtgaccagaggttttgtccattctgcccaaatgagatcgaagacgaacgtcactgcgttatggattgttctcgatatgatgataagcgcacagagctgttcacattactttccacttgctctaaagactttgctactctctgttcgatagataaattcaagtacattctgggaggcgataatccacattatgtacaagtaggcaaatatatccacgattgtttatactgtagaaccaatagtgtaaatgacatgctagaccctttatgttgatgtatccatacctatagatatccatatatatatgtgtttagttgtactgtaagtagttgttatacatgtagaccttacgaaagtcgctgtacttttgtcgtgtcaataaagattgttattATCAACAGCCAATCAGGCTGTGTGGTTTTAGACCGTTCGGAGATCTAGGGAACATGAATGCCACAGAAAGTAATGGAGGGGTAAATATTTTTCTCATGCTCCTTCCACAGTCTGTGGTAGTCTACTAGCTTATAGaccgcatggtctttttagcgaatgcccacaaacgcccactctagagatgtccgcgctgcacgaatctcatttttttttgcttggaatatgtccatgttgtgctcccatgtattaatcctgggtttcaagtcaatccattgacccgaagtgacataaatcaaagttttcgattctcgatggtctttttagcgaacgcccagcaaaatgtctttttagcgaatgcccactatatccacaaaaatatcggccgtcgcgcaacgacacctaaacctaccgccataaacatgttcaagatggtgtcccattgagggaaggtctttttagcgaatgcccacaaacgcccctGTCTATGATAGACAGGGATCTAGTTTGTAGCCCTGATGTCACACAATATGGCCGTCACACAGTTCAGTTAACATGCAGGACACGGGTACATAAGAAAAAAGAGGACACGAACAAAGCAAAGATTAGCTGTATTGTACCAAGGgtaagtgaccccaaaggtaaGGACACCCGTATTTTGATTCACACCCCCTACCAATTTTTCTTTACCCCTGGTGGTGAAGTAAAAGAGTGATGATAGTGATCTTAAACTTATTCATGTCGATCGAAGAAGGAAAGCTCTAAACGTTTCCAAAACGATATCCAGTTGTTTTGGTAACTGTTTCCGTCGTATACAACGAGTTATGAGTGGTTGAGACAGAGAAGACAGCCGTTAACAGTAACATTACCAGGGAAATTCCaatctccatgcagatttaTCAGGAGAAAAGgctaaaaatgtaaaaaaaatggcccctgaataaaaaaaaaaatgccactTATTTTTCGAACCAAAATGTTTATCCAGCAGACCAAATGTTAAACAAGATCCAGGTCCAAAACCGACCGCGTAGACCTTTACCGATAACATGTAAGCTTAGTGAACTAGCTACTTTCACATCTTACCATGAATCTGGCGAACTGAAGTCCAAACTTGACAAAAACGGACGGAATACCTTCTTGAACATATCCACAGTGGTGTTTTCAGCATAAAATAACCGACAGTATGTGGCATGGACTCGATATTCTACGGAGAAAACCCATTTTGactgtatctgtacatgtataggagcGACAAAGGTATGAGCATCAGTCAGGCGTAACGTGCGAAGACCGGCTTTTCTTGATAATAACAGATCATCATACTGGCCTTGTACATTCCAATTTAATTCCCCTGGCTTTGGGGGAAAATCTTACAATTGAAGCCACATTTCTACAAAGCCGTGATCGCTGTGCACcgtattaggccacagcaattaaatTTGATCCTCTGcagacatcctctgcagactgcaaaaatagtgcgatagggcgaaaaaaacaagatgggcaaaaaaacaacaagatggctacattttcaaaaataggcaccataaagttgtaatgactgttgtaaaaataattaaggggacaaaacatggcatcagagccaacaaacaaggcattcattcctgtatttaagatatgtactggtgtggtaaaagtgacacaagtgtggtAGACAGGCATCaacaacaaagttggtaacaacactcatagcttccatattggtatCACTTTTATAACTATCCAATAAgcttcatttctacaactacagtcctgaaTACCTCgtaagtgtcacttctacaagtacaattactAAGTTACAGCACAATATAATTTGCaaattttggtactttatcgtcatgttgaccatccctgcagaagaacaaaatcttgttttttttttctgaaaccaggcgaaaattaatgcgcgcctgatgtcatccataaaatttacttgctcttGCCTTATGTCTCTATGCTTGGAACATGATATTGAACATACAGTTGTTCTCACGCATTGTATAtagttttacattgttaaacagGATCACTTCGGCCGAAATTTAGAATTTTTTAAAGAGAGAATACTACACACCAAACATATTTTTCCAGGGGTGTACAGCCATGATGTGCgcccatgttgatttgattatatgcatgACATCATTTGGGAATGCCGAAAATGATGCGagcaaaacacaacaacaacaacaaaacgttgggccaaaaaagttgccttcatgaCACTCGCATGTGAAATGGATGGACACAAGCGACCCTGCACGAAAAGAAAcgaccagcaaaagtgtattgtaAACCCATACCAAGCTTAAAAAAAGACTCCATTTGGTCGATTCCACTTACAATGAGGGAGGGGCAAATAATATTTTCTGTCCCTCCACTGAAAGTTTGCTTGAATTGATGCGGTTTTTATCTAATTACGTATTTTCAGAGAACAACAGATTATGTCAAGACGGTAAACATTTTTAttcaacgaaaaaaaaaacgtgttacAAATGTTGGAAAAAACGTCTACTCCCATGCAAAATGGTATTGTCATGTAGTGATTAATTAGGATATTTGACTAACTATACACCGGTGATAACGTCATCATAACCAATTTCAAATGTGgacctctgattggtcaaggGTGTCTGTTCATATGATAATGAATGTAAAGACGACTAATACGTATTCTGTTGTCATGGAAGCATAACTAACGTCAAAGTGACGTCACTAGATTACGTCATAAACATATAAGCTACCAGCTGGGATCATCTAAATTTAGCATAGTTAATGCATGTCTAATTATGAAAAATACTAGCAGTAACGTATTACTAACAAGAAAACCTGAAATATATCTTAAAACTGAAAAGTAGCGTTTTTTTGTCCAAACTGTCTGTCAACAGGGCAATAAGAAATGACTGGCAACATGGCAACACGGAAAATAAGCCACATAAAAGTTGTACATATACTTTGCATGTactttacatgtactatattttAGGACAAGTCAAGAAATTTGGTTGCGTTAGCCGTTTTCAGGCGCTAGGTTAAATCAGTAGACGCGGGCCTCAGATGcaccttgcccccccccccccccaatttgAAATGGATTAAGTATACAGAATAATTCGAAAGTTCGAAAGATAAATGGTGCTATATGTCACTTGTAACAGTGATAGAAGACTCTTATAGTAAGGATCTTCAAAACCCACCCATAattgtactcacttccaacgtttcgatgtctatccgACACCATTATCAGGGATAGAATGACTGCTGCTACTACAGAGACaagggggatacaaactgagccacgtttgggacggtaTTCTTGTCgttgcagcgccacctacatgtgtacatctgctaaagtagcagcaagaagtagcttccagtcattctaaccctgatgatggtgtctaatagacatcgaaacgttggaagtgagtacatTTCTGGTTGTGTTTTGaggaaccttactatatgagtaatttaccaacctggtgaaactatttacggagtGGTAGAAGACGTATGTGGTTATCCTCATCTTCATACCAAAGGTCTGGTTCTGGTTCATTAACTTCATTTAGTTCTTCTGGCATTCCACAACGTTGTGCTGGCTGCTCAGGAATGTTCTTAACCGGATGCACCTGTTCCATTATGTTCATTTCCGGGTCATGTAACTCCTGTTCAGACTCTGTATCACGAGGTAGAGGCTCGCCAAGGGAAAATCTTAGCCGCTTCCAGAACAGCGGCCTCTTCCGCGCGTCGCCCGGCCACGTCAGGTACGTGTCTCTCTTCATTATCGCGTTCAGATGGCGGAACCGTTTCAGCATCCTGTCAGGAATTCTCTCCAGAAACACAAGGATGAGACgcctccctcccccctcctcaAACATGTGGTACTGTGCCATCTGGAACTCGTACTCTCACCACTTACTCTTCAGGAAGTTCCTGGTGATGAGGCAGACGGTTCTCCGGCTGTTTTCCACAGCATCCGCGATGTTTTCCACAATGGGAGCGCCGACTGCAAAGTCTCTCTCATGTATCACCAGGTTGTAATCAGGTTCCCGATTCTCTACTGCTTCATGTATCACCCACCAGACGTCTTCGTTGTTGTAGGCGATAAAAGCATCGTGCGTGTAACGCTCATTGTTCTCCTTTCCTCCAATCCTTGGTCTCCTCCACTTTGCCCACATCCACAGGTAGTAGTAAACATGACTAATGTTGTAGTCGACGAGAAAAATGCTCATCATGGCGGCGAAGATGCCCGAAGACGCGAGCACACAGGCCAGGAGACGGTTTGGCCTGAATCCGTGACCACAGTCCTTGTAAAAGAACATACTAGTTTCCGCTGACTCATGTATGTCTTCATGTTGACGTTTAAACCCGTCTAACAAACGTCGTCCACTTAGGTGAGGTGGACGAGAGCATGTGTGACTTCTTGATTGGAAAGAATAAGGGTTGTGCCAGTTGGCCACCCTGTCGTATTTCCTCTGGGCCCACTTGACAAGCCACCACAAAGTACAATCGCACAGAAACGGCATGTCTGCAATGTCCAGCCTTTCCAAGCGGCTGACAACGTGACTCAGTGCAGTTTGGTTGAATACGCTCATGCTATTGCTGCTTATATTCAAATATATCATC comes from Branchiostoma floridae strain S238N-H82 chromosome 19, Bfl_VNyyK, whole genome shotgun sequence and encodes:
- the LOC118406846 gene encoding uncharacterized protein LOC118406846, which codes for MQVGEPPSGEVSDEDTLRKLFASQPEDAIKQQTLERKISWKAVKDISIAASYGVLFAFIAVLTRQLTDGGVTAFQVVVIQEGCALLMTLGLVLWSRTDLRPANWRIFGQLVLLGVGKYFAFGSLVLAITCLPPANVAAVNKSTLPLFVALGAYIFLRHRPSFAACIGGILCTAGIVLVAAGSWKNIGTSRGNSAPITGYIGTSRGNSAPITGYIGTSRDNRAPITVTINTSRGNSAQITRNIDTSRDNRAPIIGVSLAILSALIESLLNVQLRYLLVHCMEPVVLFYTYAVAFIIGILPMLTTHTKWDLDVYLTIILVLCGGFYAVSAFIYVKAAKAVPPVTQMVLCQLEVGVTFLLQFTFLGFVPNVFESIGAAIIAVGSLLDSANIVIEDSRKRKRLNFRKQLGFDIVGDDNEGENIEGKTDEKEKFKGGE